The nucleotide sequence AACTGGTGCGACCCGGCCCGCTACGACGGCGAGCGCCCGGCGAACTGGTATGAAGCGTCGCTGTCACGCCACGCGAACAGCGCGCCGCTCGCGCACGACGCCGTCTGCGACGTGCTCGTGATCGGCGCGGGCCTGCTCGGCGCATCGGCCGCCCTGCATCTCGCGGAAGCGGGTGTCGACACGATCCTCGTCGACAAGCACCACGTCGGCTCGGCCGCATCGGGCCGCAACGGCGGGCAGCTCACGCCCGGCCTCGCGCGCTGGGAAGCCGCCGACATGATCGACTACCTGTCCCACGACGACGCGAAGCGGCTGTGGCGCTTCGCGTCGGCCGAATCGATGGACCTGATCGATGCGATCGGCGCACGTTACGCGCTCGAGCTCGACCGCAAGCGCGGCCACATCACCGCGGCGGTTCACCCGGGCCACATGAGCGCGCTGCTGGACGGCGCGGATGCGCGCCGTCATCTCGGCGACGCGGGCGTGACGCTCGTCGGCCGCCATCAGCTGCATGACGACTACGTGCGCTCGGGGCTGTACCACGGTGCGGCGATCGACGCGATCGGCGGACAGATTCATCCGCTCGCGCTGGTGCGCGGCCTCGTGCACGGCTTCCGGCTGAACGGCGGCGCGCTGTTCGAGGGCACCGAGGTGCTCGAGCTCGACGAGACGCCGGAGGGCGTCGTCGCGACGACGCCGGGCGGCACGATCACCGCGCGCCGCGGCGTCGTGCTCGCGCTGCACAACACGACGTTCCGGCTGCTCGACGACGGCGCGGCGACCACGGTGCCGTTCTTTACCTACGTGAGCGTGACGGCGCCGCTCGACGTCGACGTCGCGACGCTGATGCCGGCCGGCATGCCCGTGTACGACACGCAGTTCCAGATCGACTATTACCGGCCGGTCCGCGGCAACCGCCTGCTGTTCGGCGGGCAGGGCACCGGCACGTGCTGGGCGCAGCCCGACGTGAACGCGTACCTGCTGACGCGGCTGAACACGGTGTTCCCGCAGCACGACGGCCGTTTCGCGCTCGACTACTGCTGGAGCGGCGTCAGCGACTTCACGCTGAACGGCGCGACCGACAGCCGCAAGACCGACGGCCGTGTGCCGATGTACATGGTGCAGGGCTGGAGCGGCCACGGCGTCGCGCAGACGGTGCGGATCGGCAAGGCGATCTGCGACGATTTCGTCGGCCGTAACGACGATTTCTCGATGCTGACCGGCATCGACCATCGCGCGATTCCGCTCGGCCGCCAGTTGTCGCCGATCGCGATTCCCGCCGCGAAGGCCGCGATGAGTGTGATGAGCGCGCTCAACCCGGGGCGGATGATCTCGTTCTGATGCTGCCGCGGCAGGCAACGAAAAAAGCCCGATGCGAGCAATCGCATCGGGCTTTTTTACGTGCGCAGACGGCGGCGCTTACGCGATCCGCTTCGCGAGTTCGACGGCCTTGCCGATGTACGACGCGGGCGTCATCGCGAGCAGGAGATCCTTCGCGTCTTGCGGGATCGCGAGCGTGCCGACGAATTCCTGCAGCGCTTCGCGCGTGATGCCCTTGCCGCGCGTCAGTTCCTTCAGCT is from Burkholderia sp. HI2500 and encodes:
- a CDS encoding NAD(P)/FAD-dependent oxidoreductase; this translates as MTFNNPSLIQGESRFEQTQLNIEKDNWNWCDPARYDGERPANWYEASLSRHANSAPLAHDAVCDVLVIGAGLLGASAALHLAEAGVDTILVDKHHVGSAASGRNGGQLTPGLARWEAADMIDYLSHDDAKRLWRFASAESMDLIDAIGARYALELDRKRGHITAAVHPGHMSALLDGADARRHLGDAGVTLVGRHQLHDDYVRSGLYHGAAIDAIGGQIHPLALVRGLVHGFRLNGGALFEGTEVLELDETPEGVVATTPGGTITARRGVVLALHNTTFRLLDDGAATTVPFFTYVSVTAPLDVDVATLMPAGMPVYDTQFQIDYYRPVRGNRLLFGGQGTGTCWAQPDVNAYLLTRLNTVFPQHDGRFALDYCWSGVSDFTLNGATDSRKTDGRVPMYMVQGWSGHGVAQTVRIGKAICDDFVGRNDDFSMLTGIDHRAIPLGRQLSPIAIPAAKAAMSVMSALNPGRMISF